The Pseudomonas orientalis genome contains a region encoding:
- a CDS encoding HlyD family secretion protein, producing MNIAVDEKNTVQDEQEQVVEQLMHDRKQRRKRNLILLGGAVLLIAAVVFGVYWMTIGRYLEQTDDAYVRADWIPISPRVSGYVAQVLVEDDQPVKAGDVLVRIEDRDYQARLAQARAELAEAQASIAAQQANLQVTDSLIAQQKAGIAQAEAHTRSVGAELRRAGLDQRRYEGLVREHAASAQRLESAAASYTQASAAVEIARAMQRQQETRLNVAITRRQLADASLQQQIARRGQAEAQLKLATNALEDTLIRAPIDGVVGQRKVRTRQYVAPGLPLLAVVPLHQAYVVANYKETQLRDMRAGQPVDISVDSYSGRKLTGHVVSFSPGSGAVFALLPSDNATGNFTKIVQRFPVKIVIDQHDEGGPILPGMSVITTVDTRPAVQDAKHD from the coding sequence ATGAATATCGCTGTTGATGAAAAAAACACTGTGCAGGATGAGCAGGAGCAGGTGGTCGAGCAACTCATGCACGACCGCAAGCAACGCCGCAAACGCAACCTGATCCTGCTCGGTGGTGCTGTTTTATTGATCGCGGCAGTGGTGTTCGGCGTGTATTGGATGACCATCGGGCGCTACCTGGAACAGACCGATGATGCCTACGTGCGCGCCGACTGGATTCCCATCAGTCCGCGGGTATCGGGCTACGTGGCCCAGGTGCTGGTCGAGGATGACCAGCCCGTCAAGGCCGGCGATGTGCTGGTGCGCATCGAGGACCGTGACTACCAGGCGAGGTTGGCCCAGGCCCGTGCGGAGTTGGCTGAAGCGCAAGCCTCGATTGCCGCCCAGCAGGCCAACCTGCAAGTCACCGACAGCCTGATCGCGCAACAAAAGGCCGGCATTGCCCAGGCGGAGGCGCACACGCGCAGTGTGGGAGCGGAGTTGCGCCGCGCCGGTCTGGATCAGCGTCGCTATGAAGGCCTGGTCCGTGAGCATGCCGCCAGCGCCCAGCGTCTGGAAAGCGCAGCCGCCAGTTACACCCAGGCCAGCGCTGCGGTGGAAATTGCCCGGGCGATGCAACGCCAGCAGGAAACCCGGCTGAATGTCGCCATTACCCGGCGCCAATTGGCCGATGCCTCGCTCCAGCAGCAAATAGCCCGGCGCGGCCAGGCCGAGGCGCAGTTGAAACTGGCGACCAACGCGCTTGAAGACACCTTGATCCGCGCGCCGATCGACGGGGTGGTGGGGCAGCGCAAGGTGCGCACGCGCCAGTACGTCGCACCGGGCCTGCCGTTGCTGGCGGTGGTGCCTTTGCACCAGGCCTACGTGGTGGCCAACTACAAGGAAACCCAACTGCGCGATATGCGCGCCGGGCAACCGGTGGATATCAGTGTCGACAGCTATTCGGGACGCAAGCTCACGGGGCATGTGGTGAGTTTTTCGCCGGGCTCGGGGGCGGTGTTTGCGCTGCTGCCGTCGGACAACGCCACCGGCAATTTCACCAAGATCGTGCAGCGCTTTCCGGTGAAGATCGTGATCGATCAGCACGATGAAGGTGGCCCGATTCTGCCGGGCATGTCGGTGATTACCACGGTAGATACCCGTCCTGCCGTCCAGGACGCCAAGCATGACTGA